In the genome of Calliopsis andreniformis isolate RMS-2024a chromosome 10, iyCalAndr_principal, whole genome shotgun sequence, one region contains:
- the Serp gene encoding chitin deacetylase-like protein serp: MRSSLVLLFLAAIVFVEGSERVKRQEDAKKEESFESEICKDKDAGEWFRLVAGEGDNCRDVIQCTSSGLQAIRCPAGLYFDIDKQTCDWKDSVNNCKLKNKERKAKPLLYTEEPLCQDGFLACGDGSCIERGLFCNGEKDCSDGSDENICDMDNDPNRAPPCDPAVCVLPDCFCSEDGTEIPGDLPSKDVPQMITITFDDAINNNNIGLYKEIFNGKRKNPNGCEIKATFFVSHKYTNYSAVQEMHRKGHEIAVHSISHNDDERFWSDATVDDWAKEMAGMRIIAEKFANLTDNSVVGVRAPYLRVGGNNQFTMMEEQAFLYDSTITAALNNPPLWPYTMYFRMPHRCHGNLQHCPTRSHAVWEMVMNELDRREDPQNDEYLPGCAMVDSCSNILTGDQFYNFLNHNFDRHYEQNRAPLGLYFHAAWLKNNPEFLDAFLYWIDEILQKNNDVYFVTMTQVIQWIQNPRTITESKNFEPWREKCVVDGNQACWVPHTCKLTSKEVPGETINLQTCVRCPNNYPWVNDPTGDGFF, translated from the exons ATGAGGTCCTCGCTGGTGCTGCTCTTTCTAGCAGCGATCGTTTTCGTCG AGGGCTCGGAGCGTGTGAAACGACAGGAGGATGCCAAGAAGGAGGAGAGCTTCGAGAGTGAGATCTGCAAGGACAAGGATGCAGGAGAATGGTTCAGATTGGTAGCTGGTGAGGGTGACAACTGTCGCGACGTGATCCAGTGCACCAGCTCTGGCCTCCAAGCCATCAGGTGTCCTGCTGGACTCTACTTCGACATCGACAAGCAAACCTGCGACTGGAAAGACtctgtgaataattgcaagctgaagAATAAAGAGAGGAAGGCCAAGCCCTTGCTGTACACCGAGGAGCCACTCTGCCAGGATGGTTTCTTGGCCTGTGGTGATGGGTCTTGTATAGAGAGGGGACTCTTCTGTAATGGAGAGAAGGACTGTAGTGATGGGTCTGATGAAAACATCTGTG ATATGGATAACGACCCCAACAGAGCGCCACCCTGCGACCCAGCCGTCTGTGTCCTTCCCGATTGCTTCTGTTCTGAAGACGGTACTGAGATCCCTGGTGACCTACCATCGAAGGATGTACCACAGATGATCACTATCACCTTCGACGATGCTATCAACAACAACAACATCGGTCTTTACAAAGAGATCTTCAATGGAAAACGCAAGAACCCGAATGGTTGCGAAATCAAGGCCACCTTCTTCGTCTCCCATAAGTACACTAACTACTCAGCTGTCCAGGAAATGCACAGGAAGGGTCACGAAATCGCTGTTCACTCTATCTC GCACAACGATGACGAGCGTTTCTGGTCAGACGCCACTGTCGACGACTGGGCCAAGGAGATGGCTGGCATGAGGATCATCGCTGAGAAATTCGCTAACTTGACAGACAACAGTGTTGTTGGAGTCAGGGCTCCCTATCTCCGAGTCGGTGGAAATAATCAATTCACGATGATGGAGGAACAGGCTTTCTTGTACGACTCTACCATCACTGCAGCCTTGAACAATCCTCCACTGTGGCCTTACACGATGTACTTCAGGATGCCCCATCGTTGTCATGGAAACCTCCAACACTGCCCCACAAG GTCCCACGCAGTCTGGGAAATGGTGATGAACGAATTGGACCGTCGCGAGGACCCCCAGAACGACGAGTACCTTCCAGGATGCGCCATGGTAGACTCCTGCAGCAACATCCTGACTGGCGACCAATTCTACAACTTCCTGAACCACAACTTCGACCGCCACTATGAGCAGAACCGCGCCCCCCTGGGTCTCTACTTCCACGCAGCCTGGCTGAAGAACAACCCCGAGTTCCTGGACGCTTTCCTCTACTGGATCGACGAGATCCTGCAGAAGAACAACGACGTCTACTTCGTCACGATGACCCAAGTGATCCAGTGGATCCAGAACCCGCGCACGATCACGGAATCGAAGAACTTCGAGCCCTGGAGGGAGAAGTGTGTAGTGGATGGGAACCAAGCCTGCTGGGTGCCCCACACCTGCAAACTGACCTCGAAGGAGGTTCCTGGAGAGACCATCAACCTGCAGACCTGCGTGCGCTGTCCTAACAACTACCCATGGGTGAACGATCCAACTGGTGACGGCTTCTTCTAA